From the genome of Azospirillum fermentarium:
GGTCTTCATGGTGTGGTGCACCTCCACCCCCAGCCGGTCGATGGCCCGCGGCAGCAGGGTGGGCGGCGCCACCACGCGCACATGCGCGCCCATGGCGTTCAGCAGATGGATGTTCGACCGCGCCACGCGGCTGTGCAGGATGTCGCCACAGATGGCGACCACCAGCCCTTCCAGCCGGCCCAGGCGGCGGCGGATGGCCAGCGCGTCCAAGAGCGCCTGGGTCGGGTGTTCGTGGTGGCCGTCGCCGGCGTTCAGAACGGCGCAGTTCACCTTGTCGGACAGGAGCTTGACCGCGCCCGATTCGGCGTGCCGCACCACCAGCGCGTCCAGGTGCATGGCGTTCAGCGTCAGCGCGGTGTCGATCAGGGTTTCGCCCTTCTTCACCGAGCTGGCCTGCACCTCCATATTGATGACGTCGGCGCCCAGCCGCTTGCCGGCCAGTTCGAACGACGTGCGGGTGCGGGTGGAATTCTCGAAGAACAGGTTGACCACCGTGCGGCCGCGCAGCAGGTCGGATTTACGCTCCGGCTGGCGGCTGTGCTCGACATAGCCGTCGGCAAGGTCGAGAACCTGGGTGATCTGGGCCGCGGTCAACCCCTCGATCCCGAGCAGGTGACGGTGCGGAAACGATGGGGCGGGGGCGGATGTTCCGGTCATGGGCCGGGACTATAGAAGCGCCGTACCCCAGCCGCAAGAGTGTGCGCATACCCCCTTTGCATCCCGGTTCCGCAAGATTTCCGTGCGCAGTCTTTCCGCAAGGTGGGGCTTACGCCACCTGCCGGCTTTCCAGCAGGCCGCGCAGCACCTGGCTCAGCGCGTCGGCCAGCGAGAACCGCTCCTCGTCGGGCAGGCTGGCGATGACGGCCGCGAACCGCTTCATGGGGTCGTGCTGGAGCAGGTCGAGCGCCATCGGCGTGGGATGCAGGTGGATGACCCGGCGGTCTTCCGGCACCGGAACGCGCGTCAGCAGGCCCTTGCCCACCAGCACCTCCACCGTCTGGGACGCGGCCCCACGGGTGGTGGCGTGAAAATCGGCGAACGACGACACCGTGCGCTGGCTGGGGTTGGCGCTGGCGAAATAGCGCAGCGCCGTCCACTGGGACGGTTTCAGGCCGTGCGAATAGCCCATGCTGTCGGCGATATGGCCGATGTGGAGCATCACCTCGGCAATGGCCTGGGCGGACGCGAAGGATGGCGATGAAACGGAAGCCATGCGGGACGCCTTTTCAACAGCCGCCCGCCAGGGAAGGGCGTCGGCGGGTGCCATGGTGAGATTATCGGATTTTGTTGCGAATCGGTGGGGCCAATGGTTAAGTCACTGGACGTTCCGTTATCAAGAACCGCAAGGGCTGTCCAGCATCGTCGCTACCTATAAGCAATGTTTCCGTTAACATATGTTTAGGATATTATAGAGACTTCATCACGAAAATGCTTTAAAAGCGAAGAGGTTGTTTCCAATTGTCGCACCATCCAATCGTCGGGGTGGGTGCCGCGGGATGCGGGGCCGCATGGGTGTCCCGCCGGGCCGGACGGGCCGAAACGCTGGCGCGCGGGTGGGAAACATCTATATATCCGCGATGAAAAGCATCCCGGCGCCTCGTCACACGGACCCCCCATGAGCACATCCGCCCCCAAGCCCGCCCCGCGCGTGGGCATCGTCAGCCTTGGCTGCCCCAAGGCGCTGGTCGATTCCGAACGCATCCTGACCCGCCTGCGGGCCGAGGGGTACGAGATTTCCGGCAGCTACGACGGCGCCGACGCGGTGATCGTCAACACCTGCGGCTTCATCGACAGCGCCAAGAAGGAATCGCTGGACGCCATCGGCGAGGCGATCAAGGAAAACGGGCGGGTGATCGTCACCGGCTGCATGGGCGGCGACCCCGATGCCATCCGCAACGCCCACCCCGGCGTGATGGCCGTCACCGGCCCCCACCAGTACGAAGAGGTGGTGAAGGCGGTGCACGAGGCGGCCCCGCCGGCCCACGACCCCTTCGTCGATCTGGTGCCGCCCCAGGGCATCCGCCTGACCCCGCGCCACTATGCCTATCTGAAGATTTCCGAGGGCTGCCACAACCGCTGCACCTTCTGCATCATCCCGTCGCTGCGCGGCGATCTGGTCAGCCGCCCGGTGGACAAGGTGCTGCGCGAGGCGGAGAAGCTGGCGACCGCAGGCGTGAAGGAACTGCTGGTGATCTCCCAGGACACCAGCGCCTATGGCCAGGATCTGCGCTACGCCGAACGCCCGTGGTACGATCGTTCCGTGCGCACCCGCTTCGCCGACCTGTGCCGCGAACTGGCGAACTTCGACCTGTGGGTCCGGCTGCACTACGTCTACCCGTACCCCCATGTGGACGAGGTGATCCCGCTGATGGCGGAGGGGCGCATCCTTCCCTATCTCGACATCCCGTTCCAGCACGCCGCGCCCACTGTGCTGAAGGCCATGCGCCGTCCGGCGTCCCAGGAAAAGCAGCTCGACCGGATTCGGGGCTGGCGCGAGCAGTGTCCCGAACTGGCGCTGCGCTCCACCTTCATCGTCGGCTTCCCCGGCGAGACGGAGGAGGATTTCACCTTTCTGCTCGACTGGCTGAAGGAAGCCCAGCTGGACCGCGTCGGCTGCTTCAAGTACGAGCCGGTGGTGGGGGCCGAGGCCAACAACCTCCCCGGTGCCGTGCCGGAAGAGGTCAAGCAGGAACGCTGGGAACGCTTCATGGAAGCGCAGAAGGCGATCAGCGCCGAACGGCTGGCCAAGAAGGTCGGCTGGACGCTGGGCGTGCTGATCGACGAGGTGGACGAGGAAGGCGCCATCGGCCGCAGCTACGCCGACGCGCCCGAGATCGACGGCAATGTCTTCCTGAACGGCGAGACCAATGTGAAGCCCGGCGACATCGTGGACGTGGTGATCGAGCACGCCGACGAATACGACCTGTGGGGTTCGGTGGAGCGTGCCGAGTGACCGGCCCCGTCACCCCGGAGGATGCCCGTCTGATGGACATCCTTCAGGGTGGCCGCTGTTTCTATTGCGGCGAGCCGGTGGGGGCCAAGGCCACCTTCGACCACGTGATCCCGGTGGCCTATGGCGGCATCGGCACGCCGGGCAACGTGGTGCTGGCCCACCGCCGCTGCAACCAGTTGAAGGCCGGCCGGCTGCCCACGCCGGAAGAGATCGAACGGTTGATCCGCCAGCGCCGCGGCAGCCGTCTGGGCGTGTGGCCCCCCATCAC
Proteins encoded in this window:
- a CDS encoding HNH endonuclease; this encodes MTGPVTPEDARLMDILQGGRCFYCGEPVGAKATFDHVIPVAYGGIGTPGNVVLAHRRCNQLKAGRLPTPEEIERLIRQRRGSRLGVWPPITALAAAEPGDEWIVVARAVAVLGRF
- a CDS encoding aspartate carbamoyltransferase catalytic subunit; its protein translation is MTGTSAPAPSFPHRHLLGIEGLTAAQITQVLDLADGYVEHSRQPERKSDLLRGRTVVNLFFENSTRTRTSFELAGKRLGADVINMEVQASSVKKGETLIDTALTLNAMHLDALVVRHAESGAVKLLSDKVNCAVLNAGDGHHEHPTQALLDALAIRRRLGRLEGLVVAICGDILHSRVARSNIHLLNAMGAHVRVVAPPTLLPRAIDRLGVEVHHTMKTGLKDADIIMMLRLQTERMSGQFVPSIREYFYFYGLDYDKLKVAKPGALIMHPGPMNRGVEIDSEVADDHKRSMVLDQVELGVAVRMAVLDLLTRPARAASAAL
- the rimO gene encoding 30S ribosomal protein S12 methylthiotransferase RimO; protein product: MSTSAPKPAPRVGIVSLGCPKALVDSERILTRLRAEGYEISGSYDGADAVIVNTCGFIDSAKKESLDAIGEAIKENGRVIVTGCMGGDPDAIRNAHPGVMAVTGPHQYEEVVKAVHEAAPPAHDPFVDLVPPQGIRLTPRHYAYLKISEGCHNRCTFCIIPSLRGDLVSRPVDKVLREAEKLATAGVKELLVISQDTSAYGQDLRYAERPWYDRSVRTRFADLCRELANFDLWVRLHYVYPYPHVDEVIPLMAEGRILPYLDIPFQHAAPTVLKAMRRPASQEKQLDRIRGWREQCPELALRSTFIVGFPGETEEDFTFLLDWLKEAQLDRVGCFKYEPVVGAEANNLPGAVPEEVKQERWERFMEAQKAISAERLAKKVGWTLGVLIDEVDEEGAIGRSYADAPEIDGNVFLNGETNVKPGDIVDVVIEHADEYDLWGSVERAE
- a CDS encoding MarR family winged helix-turn-helix transcriptional regulator, giving the protein MASVSSPSFASAQAIAEVMLHIGHIADSMGYSHGLKPSQWTALRYFASANPSQRTVSSFADFHATTRGAASQTVEVLVGKGLLTRVPVPEDRRVIHLHPTPMALDLLQHDPMKRFAAVIASLPDEERFSLADALSQVLRGLLESRQVA